Proteins from a single region of Terriglobus sp. TAA 43:
- the mobF gene encoding MobF family relaxase, which produces MLEISKALNAAQAQTYHKLDYTSPTQSYYEQGDVVKGVWQGKLAETMGLSGEVSAQEFSRLTEGRHPRTDDQMVRHRIATEYRNADGSVTKAVAHRAGWDAMFAPAKSVSLTALVGGDDRIREAHREAVTIALGELEKYTHARIGGNNPAERTGRFVAAKFEHDTARPVDGYAAPQLHTHAVMFNVTQREDGTTRALQEQPFFESQNFVTAIYQSELMYRLRVLGYEIEPGNSGAPEIKGYSEEYLRASSLRRERIKEEMERRGVSGPEAAEIAARSTRERKHKLTPAEVLAAHREMAEQFGNQPERIIAEARKRARVKGHGPDQAAHAREAVSYARASLFEREAVLDERLLLRDALRRGMGETTYQQVYAEFESRRSDGAFLLVAAHKYDSGRRFTTAETIAAERENLARVQSGRNSVEPMMTAELAQRQANSRDFLNDSQRRVIEEVLNSPDRIHGLQGRAGSGKTTVLLSVREGAEQSGYLVEGFAPTSRAAAQLREAGIQASTLQSFLARAASGNTDTDIGHLYMVDESSLASTRQMRDFLSKIAANDRVLLIGDTRQHQGVEAGRPFQQMQEAGMRTSQLDRIVRQKDAGLLKAVEHLSRNETREGIALLQQQGRITELADRRDRIAAIARDYAERPEGTIVVSPDNRSRQEINEAIRAALAETGVVSKRSHSLPVLLHRSDMTGADRTWAARYNIGDVLAYNNGSRANGIERGSQATVRAVDVRANMLTVELANGEMISYDPKRLRGVNVFREQVRDFAAGDRLQFTAPQKELGIANRDLGTIQRIEEGQMTIQIDGKIPRLVELNLSRVRQFDHGYAVTSHSSQGLTSIRVLAHFDTDGPRLLINSRLAYVAISRASEEAHIYTNDAITLGRRLAVDVSKTAAIELGSSPKSDRKEQTKDGHGKRSAVSEMKMHEFADPERHLASVALSSDTNLQQVVSAKTLNRPKTLNSVTAPIADEIVRSGFGIGR; this is translated from the coding sequence ATGCTCGAGATATCCAAGGCGCTGAATGCCGCGCAGGCGCAGACCTATCACAAGTTGGACTACACCTCGCCAACGCAGAGCTATTACGAGCAAGGTGACGTGGTGAAAGGCGTGTGGCAGGGCAAACTCGCTGAGACTATGGGACTGTCCGGTGAGGTCTCTGCTCAGGAGTTCTCTCGCCTAACGGAAGGTCGGCATCCCCGCACCGACGATCAGATGGTGCGGCACAGAATCGCGACGGAATACAGGAACGCGGATGGCTCTGTTACGAAAGCGGTAGCGCATCGTGCTGGCTGGGATGCGATGTTCGCTCCAGCCAAGTCGGTATCTCTAACGGCACTCGTCGGTGGTGATGATCGCATTCGGGAAGCGCATCGTGAGGCAGTCACGATTGCGCTCGGTGAGCTTGAAAAATACACGCACGCACGAATCGGAGGAAACAATCCCGCCGAGCGAACCGGTCGCTTTGTAGCCGCAAAGTTTGAACATGACACGGCTCGTCCAGTAGATGGCTACGCTGCTCCTCAGCTTCACACCCACGCGGTGATGTTCAATGTCACCCAGCGGGAGGATGGAACCACGCGCGCTTTGCAAGAGCAGCCATTCTTCGAGAGCCAGAACTTCGTGACTGCGATCTACCAGTCCGAACTGATGTATCGGTTACGCGTCTTGGGTTATGAGATCGAGCCAGGAAACAGTGGCGCTCCGGAAATCAAGGGCTACAGTGAGGAGTATCTGAGGGCGTCAAGTCTCCGCCGCGAAAGGATCAAGGAGGAGATGGAGCGTCGCGGTGTGAGTGGTCCGGAAGCAGCAGAAATTGCCGCTCGTTCTACCCGCGAACGAAAGCACAAGTTGACGCCCGCGGAGGTACTTGCCGCCCATCGCGAGATGGCCGAACAGTTTGGCAACCAACCGGAAAGGATCATCGCTGAAGCGCGTAAACGGGCGCGTGTCAAAGGCCATGGTCCTGACCAGGCGGCGCACGCGCGCGAAGCTGTTTCCTATGCGCGAGCAAGTCTATTCGAACGGGAGGCGGTTCTCGATGAGCGCTTACTGCTGCGTGACGCGCTCCGTCGCGGTATGGGCGAGACGACCTATCAGCAGGTCTACGCGGAGTTTGAATCACGTCGCTCGGACGGTGCGTTTCTGTTGGTTGCTGCGCACAAGTACGATTCGGGACGTCGCTTCACTACCGCAGAAACAATTGCTGCCGAACGTGAAAATCTGGCACGCGTACAGAGCGGAAGGAACAGCGTAGAGCCGATGATGACGGCAGAGTTGGCGCAGCGTCAGGCAAACTCTCGAGACTTCCTGAATGATTCTCAACGTCGTGTCATCGAAGAAGTATTAAACTCGCCCGATCGGATTCATGGGCTTCAGGGACGGGCTGGCTCGGGTAAGACAACGGTTCTCCTCAGTGTGCGGGAAGGCGCAGAACAAAGTGGTTATCTGGTCGAAGGATTTGCCCCTACCTCTCGCGCCGCTGCTCAGCTCCGCGAAGCCGGGATCCAGGCGAGTACACTACAGAGTTTCCTCGCTCGTGCGGCCAGCGGGAACACGGACACGGATATTGGGCACTTGTACATGGTGGACGAGTCGAGCCTTGCGAGTACCCGACAGATGCGCGACTTCCTCAGTAAGATCGCGGCCAATGACAGGGTTCTTCTGATTGGTGACACCCGGCAGCATCAGGGAGTCGAAGCGGGACGTCCGTTCCAGCAGATGCAGGAGGCAGGCATGCGAACTTCGCAGCTGGACCGCATCGTGCGACAGAAGGATGCAGGTCTGCTCAAAGCTGTCGAACATCTCTCCAGAAATGAAACCCGCGAAGGCATTGCACTGCTACAACAGCAGGGACGCATCACCGAACTGGCTGATCGGCGTGATCGAATTGCAGCCATTGCGAGGGACTATGCTGAGCGTCCAGAGGGCACCATCGTCGTTTCTCCAGACAATCGAAGCCGCCAAGAGATCAACGAGGCGATCCGAGCCGCGCTCGCCGAAACAGGAGTGGTTTCGAAGCGAAGCCACTCTCTTCCTGTACTCCTTCATCGTTCTGATATGACTGGCGCTGACCGCACGTGGGCCGCTCGGTACAACATTGGTGATGTTCTGGCATACAACAACGGAAGCAGGGCCAATGGGATTGAGCGGGGAAGCCAAGCCACGGTACGAGCCGTGGATGTACGGGCGAATATGCTCACAGTGGAACTAGCCAACGGTGAGATGATCTCCTACGATCCGAAGCGGCTTCGTGGAGTGAACGTCTTCCGAGAACAGGTAAGAGACTTTGCTGCGGGTGACCGCCTGCAATTCACCGCGCCACAGAAGGAGCTCGGTATTGCGAACCGCGATCTGGGAACAATCCAACGGATCGAGGAGGGACAGATGACGATTCAGATCGATGGGAAAATCCCACGATTGGTTGAACTGAACTTATCAAGGGTCCGCCAGTTCGATCATGGGTACGCGGTCACATCACACAGTTCCCAAGGCCTAACATCGATTCGCGTCCTCGCACATTTTGATACAGATGGTCCACGACTTCTCATCAACTCGCGACTTGCCTACGTCGCAATCTCGCGAGCTTCGGAAGAAGCGCACATCTACACCAACGATGCCATCACCCTCGGTCGTCGGCTCGCTGTAGATGTTTCAAAGACTGCAGCAATCGAGCTTGGCTCCAGCCCTAAGTCGGACAGGAAGGAGCAAACCAAAGATGGTCACGGTAAGAGGTCCGCGGTATCCGAAATGAAAATGCATGAGTTCGCAGATCCAGAGCGTCACCTGGCGTCGGTTGCCTTGTCCAGTGACACCAACCTGCAACAAGTTGTCAGCGCGAAAACTTTGAATCGACCCAAAACACTGAATAGTGTTACTGCCCCGATTGCTGACGAGATCGTGCGGTCAGGATTTGGGATTGGGCGTTAG
- a CDS encoding type IV secretion system DNA-binding domain-containing protein: protein MVLFLGLAIPKDIQRYRQMKYGRVLRGPRMLDPRQFNRVEKGDGLGFKTTQANKMMRIPLRKEAQHLQLMGDTGVGKTQLIMQCLRQIRGRGDSAIIYDPACEYIQRFYEADRGDIVLNPLDARCPYWGPAQEMESNAEADAIAASLYQPKTDKVDEFFHETPAQIFSHLLKLGPTPHQLAQWMASDKELTQRVHGTEMAFYIDRNAGPQRAGVLSSLGLVAKCFRLLPERDEKRPVWNARTWSKHRQGWIFITSRPPERDTLRPLHSLWIDLLVMRLLTAPQPGQRPVWFVIDELASLQKLPQLHTAITENRKSRNPLILGFQGKAQLEVIYGHLAEVMLSQPATKIFMKTAEPKAAEWISEALGKVEIERLKETKFDGTRSGHNFTVERQVEPLVMGSEITGLDDRHAYLKLGNHVARFAFDYLDLPIRTSGFVPRPSAAGGMKFNPDTLEPISPSHSEPNQVAVSESIMSAESSGPFDHQRTSSAVAQTPALERAITPLELTPPELHDEGEEVEGKQTQDHEWIREH from the coding sequence ATGGTTCTATTCCTTGGTCTTGCTATTCCTAAGGACATCCAGCGTTATCGCCAGATGAAGTACGGACGTGTCCTCCGTGGGCCTCGGATGCTTGATCCGCGACAATTCAACCGCGTTGAGAAGGGTGACGGGCTCGGTTTCAAAACAACGCAGGCCAACAAGATGATGCGCATTCCTCTCCGGAAAGAAGCACAGCATCTTCAGCTCATGGGCGATACGGGTGTGGGCAAAACGCAACTCATCATGCAGTGCCTACGACAGATTCGTGGACGTGGAGACTCTGCCATCATCTATGACCCGGCTTGTGAGTACATCCAACGTTTCTACGAAGCCGACCGTGGTGACATCGTCCTTAATCCACTTGATGCTCGTTGCCCCTACTGGGGGCCCGCACAGGAGATGGAATCGAACGCCGAGGCCGATGCGATTGCGGCATCCCTCTATCAACCGAAGACGGATAAGGTGGATGAGTTCTTTCACGAGACGCCAGCGCAGATCTTCTCTCATCTGTTAAAGCTCGGGCCAACGCCACATCAGCTTGCCCAATGGATGGCGAGCGATAAAGAACTTACCCAGCGAGTTCATGGAACAGAGATGGCGTTCTATATCGATCGGAACGCGGGTCCGCAACGAGCCGGTGTTCTTTCCTCTCTGGGACTCGTTGCTAAGTGCTTCCGGCTTCTCCCGGAACGCGATGAGAAACGCCCTGTTTGGAACGCGCGGACGTGGTCAAAACACCGCCAGGGATGGATTTTCATTACCTCACGTCCGCCAGAACGGGATACACTTCGCCCCCTGCATTCACTCTGGATCGACTTGCTTGTCATGCGCCTCCTGACTGCACCTCAGCCAGGACAGAGGCCCGTGTGGTTTGTGATTGATGAACTGGCGAGCCTGCAGAAGCTGCCGCAACTCCACACTGCCATTACAGAGAATCGCAAGTCACGAAACCCTCTCATCCTCGGTTTCCAGGGTAAGGCCCAACTGGAGGTGATCTACGGCCATCTGGCTGAGGTCATGCTCTCTCAACCGGCCACGAAAATCTTCATGAAGACTGCCGAGCCTAAAGCTGCGGAGTGGATATCCGAGGCGCTCGGCAAGGTCGAGATCGAACGTCTGAAAGAGACTAAATTTGATGGAACGCGATCCGGGCATAACTTCACGGTCGAGCGTCAGGTCGAACCGTTGGTCATGGGGTCTGAGATTACCGGTCTGGACGACCGCCATGCCTACCTGAAACTTGGAAACCATGTCGCTCGGTTTGCTTTCGACTATCTCGACCTGCCGATTCGGACGTCAGGCTTTGTCCCGCGCCCCAGCGCGGCGGGTGGCATGAAGTTCAACCCGGATACGCTAGAGCCAATTTCTCCGTCGCATTCAGAGCCAAACCAAGTGGCGGTCTCAGAGTCAATCATGTCCGCCGAGAGCTCAGGTCCATTTGATCACCAGCGGACATCGTCTGCGGTCGCCCAGACACCGGCCCTGGAGCGTGCGATTACGCCGCTCGAACTGACTCCACCCGAGCTTCATGATGAAGGTGAAGAGGTAGAAGGAAAGCAAACCCAAGATCACGAGTGGATACGGGAGCACTAA
- a CDS encoding single-stranded DNA-binding protein — protein MYSNKVTLIGFLGNDAEVRSNNERSLTNLSLATKSSYKKDGKYIEHTEWHRCVVFGKLGEFAATLKKGAHVLLEGELRSRKYESTKTNSEQTIWEIRVDSILKLDRAAKRSAEDNEESPEEEAA, from the coding sequence ATGTACTCAAACAAAGTCACCCTCATCGGCTTCCTTGGCAACGATGCAGAAGTTCGCAGCAACAACGAGCGCAGCCTTACCAATCTTTCTCTGGCAACCAAGAGCTCTTACAAGAAGGACGGCAAATACATCGAGCACACCGAATGGCATCGTTGCGTTGTCTTCGGCAAGCTCGGAGAGTTCGCCGCCACGCTGAAGAAAGGCGCCCACGTCCTCCTTGAAGGCGAATTGCGCAGCCGCAAGTACGAGAGCACGAAGACGAACTCAGAGCAGACCATCTGGGAGATTCGGGTGGACTCAATTCTCAAGCTGGATCGCGCAGCGAAGAGATCAGCGGAAGACAACGAAGAGTCTCCCGAAGAAGAGGCCGCATAG
- a CDS encoding CpaF family protein translates to MSFELILPFFPEELRALLMDTSISDLMINGTSGIFVDRDGVIEHIPLSTPYTNDRLQAAIERVARILGQDLTTQNPILNTRLPDGSRVAVVGSPSSIYGPTLTVRKFNRWFSSDELVAAGTMSSRMRDDVVSLILKRKNGIISGGTGSGKSTLMKALLDHIPVQERLVVIEQPAELKIAHPNAVRWEAVAAIPGQVAITPSQLVAAALRHRPDRIIIGEIRDECGYDLLQAMNTGHGGTLSTLHADSASDALDRLADMALSARTNLDQAFVRSQTGKAVDFVLHCERDHKGRRRVRELIAVSGYSHAEQRFLTEEVYRASEA, encoded by the coding sequence ATGAGCTTTGAACTCATACTCCCGTTCTTTCCAGAAGAGTTGCGCGCTCTTCTCATGGACACCTCGATCTCGGATTTAATGATCAATGGAACCTCCGGAATCTTCGTGGATCGCGATGGCGTCATCGAGCACATTCCACTTTCTACGCCTTACACGAATGATCGCCTGCAAGCGGCGATCGAGCGCGTCGCCCGGATCCTGGGTCAGGATCTGACGACACAGAATCCCATCCTCAACACGCGCTTGCCAGACGGCTCGCGTGTCGCCGTCGTTGGCTCGCCTTCTTCGATCTACGGGCCAACTCTAACGGTTCGTAAATTCAATCGTTGGTTCTCGAGTGATGAACTCGTCGCAGCAGGGACCATGTCTTCGCGGATGCGCGACGATGTCGTGAGCCTCATTCTCAAGCGCAAGAACGGCATCATCAGTGGTGGAACGGGATCCGGAAAGTCCACGTTGATGAAAGCACTTCTCGACCACATTCCAGTGCAAGAACGTCTCGTGGTCATCGAACAACCAGCAGAGTTGAAGATCGCCCATCCCAACGCTGTTCGTTGGGAGGCCGTGGCCGCGATTCCCGGGCAAGTTGCCATCACACCGAGCCAGCTTGTCGCCGCTGCACTTCGCCATCGTCCAGATCGAATCATCATAGGAGAGATTCGCGATGAGTGTGGCTACGACCTGCTGCAAGCCATGAACACCGGCCACGGAGGAACGCTGTCCACACTGCATGCTGATTCGGCATCGGATGCTCTTGATCGGTTGGCAGACATGGCCCTGAGTGCGAGGACCAATTTGGACCAGGCGTTTGTCCGGTCCCAGACCGGAAAAGCTGTGGACTTTGTGTTGCATTGTGAGCGCGATCACAAGGGCCGCCGACGCGTCCGGGAACTCATAGCTGTCTCCGGCTACAGTCACGCGGAGCAGCGCTTCCTCACCGAGGAGGTCTATCGTGCTTCCGAAGCATAG
- a CDS encoding VirB8/TrbF family protein, with protein MSTRTLSAEPALTPEQSLLVDQIGNEVYSSHYAERRAYRLIIGSGTVLLCVSLWLNLSLARRPIANRYIRIDEMGRAQAIQYADLNYSPREGEVRTYLTDWVNYRYTVNHETIAKKYPLNYYFLSQVLAAQLMAADNQNHLVSQVVGGQVESSEVQVRNVTITSMAEEMVQETRIAHGTALVNLDKLFSEEHSHQPRTEHWLLSVTYYLNPKQVNDQARIYPQYEFINPLGLTITEFHENRVSVEVATQDGVATSRPLNAPAMAGVVR; from the coding sequence ATGTCCACACGCACACTGTCCGCTGAGCCCGCGCTAACGCCTGAGCAGTCACTCCTTGTCGACCAAATCGGGAACGAGGTGTACTCCTCGCACTATGCGGAGCGTAGAGCCTACCGTCTGATCATCGGTTCTGGGACAGTTCTCCTATGCGTTTCCTTGTGGTTAAATCTCTCGCTCGCTCGTCGTCCCATCGCCAATCGATACATCCGTATCGATGAGATGGGACGAGCCCAAGCGATCCAATACGCCGATCTCAACTACAGCCCACGCGAAGGGGAGGTGCGGACGTATCTCACCGATTGGGTGAACTATCGCTATACAGTCAATCACGAGACGATCGCCAAGAAATATCCGCTTAACTACTACTTCCTTTCACAAGTACTTGCAGCGCAGCTCATGGCCGCGGACAACCAGAATCATCTTGTCTCTCAGGTGGTCGGCGGCCAGGTGGAGTCGAGCGAGGTCCAGGTACGCAATGTCACGATTACCTCCATGGCGGAAGAAATGGTGCAAGAAACGCGTATCGCGCATGGAACTGCGCTTGTGAACTTGGACAAGCTCTTCTCTGAGGAACACTCTCACCAGCCGCGTACCGAGCATTGGTTGCTGTCTGTGACCTATTACCTGAATCCGAAACAGGTGAACGATCAGGCCCGAATTTATCCGCAGTATGAGTTCATCAATCCTCTGGGCTTAACGATCACGGAGTTTCATGAGAACCGTGTCTCGGTAGAGGTTGCGACACAGGATGGTGTTGCTACAAGTCGTCCTCTTAATGCTCCAGCGATGGCAGGAGTTGTCCGATGA
- a CDS encoding type IV secretion system protein, translating into MSVTIVLAQVLPSTSSGMDWLYQFTNNLTNLTTQNGGALTQLGWTELSCIALFTLVSMVINWNTSTMTFRLHHHPVRAGDLTHFLLRLIVCSLLLSYWVNPFPGASFGINHFFSYIAQAMVAAFDQNSLDNLLQLLKTAGDGTAMPSLTAPVQILCYVLVQLMLGLASAILFVINCSAFILYGVTALFGPVFVPLLMTQNFKSKFFHFLDVLISFAMIRAVAAAFIFVWAGFMNAFLQQTFNGNYSMEMWIANLVPCLMVFIAFIINMLFIPSMTQAVFGGAAGMASSAANAVGGGAVLLAKSGGGA; encoded by the coding sequence ATGAGCGTCACCATTGTTCTCGCGCAGGTACTACCGTCTACGTCATCGGGCATGGACTGGCTCTACCAGTTCACAAACAACCTGACCAACCTTACGACTCAGAACGGCGGCGCATTGACTCAGCTTGGCTGGACAGAGCTGAGTTGCATCGCTCTCTTCACCCTCGTGAGCATGGTTATCAACTGGAATACCAGCACCATGACCTTCCGCTTGCACCATCACCCTGTTCGAGCGGGCGATCTTACCCACTTCCTTCTTAGGTTGATTGTGTGCAGTCTCTTGTTGAGCTATTGGGTGAATCCTTTTCCCGGTGCCAGCTTCGGCATCAATCACTTCTTCAGTTACATTGCACAAGCGATGGTTGCGGCCTTCGATCAGAACTCGCTCGATAACCTCCTGCAGCTCTTGAAGACAGCCGGTGACGGAACCGCAATGCCTTCTCTGACTGCTCCGGTGCAGATCCTCTGCTACGTGCTGGTTCAGCTCATGCTAGGACTTGCTTCCGCGATTCTCTTCGTCATTAACTGCAGCGCCTTCATTCTCTATGGCGTCACCGCTTTGTTTGGACCTGTATTTGTACCGCTGCTGATGACGCAGAACTTCAAGTCCAAGTTCTTCCACTTCCTTGATGTACTTATCAGTTTCGCGATGATTCGCGCTGTGGCTGCTGCCTTCATCTTTGTCTGGGCTGGGTTCATGAATGCATTCCTCCAGCAGACCTTCAACGGTAACTATTCGATGGAGATGTGGATCGCGAATCTGGTCCCCTGCTTGATGGTTTTCATTGCGTTCATCATCAATATGCTATTCATTCCGAGCATGACGCAGGCCGTTTTTGGCGGAGCGGCAGGTATGGCTTCCTCCGCTGCCAATGCTGTGGGCGGCGGCGCAGTGTTGCTTGCGAAGAGCGGTGGAGGTGCTTGA
- a CDS encoding TrbI/VirB10 family protein encodes MPELDNNGAPATVPEQPESKPPLRKGMPVILALVVIVALIGIANLSSLLKGNKKSVPASALTMSPTTSNAQQVASFETQQKMQARHDAEEQQRQQALAQAFQRLQEEQAVPSPESNTTPPMTAAQRDSIYGGSSNAPQRTSNVSETQAEAKQKRLAHEKQERDALNSDTVAIDFSHGGSNPVVVLSEQQPTVTTTNAEETLPRPASVDPMAVQPVKSDTSEPMGSYSFDQYQGRLYRVFEGTVLEGVVTNHIDGGFSGPILVMLTTDYYSHDHLQLLMPQGTRLIGSVQSVGNTQQRKMFVTFHRAVCPDGFSLDFDKYVGLDPIGTTGVATKIDHGYLLAFGAAAAIGGLGGLAQIGNSGTVLDPSAQVRNGISAQTAAEGQQVLNHFLNRLPVITFKEGSRARVYIGRDILIPSYAEHRVDPTL; translated from the coding sequence ATGCCGGAACTCGACAACAACGGTGCTCCTGCTACCGTCCCAGAGCAACCAGAGTCCAAGCCGCCTCTCAGGAAGGGCATGCCTGTGATCCTCGCCCTGGTGGTGATTGTTGCCTTGATCGGTATTGCCAATCTTTCCAGCCTACTGAAAGGCAATAAAAAGTCTGTTCCGGCCAGCGCGCTGACCATGAGTCCGACGACGTCCAACGCGCAACAGGTCGCTAGCTTTGAAACGCAACAGAAGATGCAGGCGCGGCACGATGCTGAAGAGCAACAACGGCAGCAGGCGCTCGCACAGGCTTTCCAGCGACTCCAGGAGGAGCAGGCCGTTCCCAGTCCGGAGTCGAATACTACTCCTCCAATGACTGCCGCACAGCGAGATTCGATCTATGGAGGAAGTTCCAACGCACCACAGCGTACCTCGAATGTCTCGGAAACGCAGGCCGAGGCGAAACAAAAGCGCCTCGCTCACGAAAAGCAGGAGCGGGATGCATTGAACAGCGACACCGTAGCCATCGACTTCTCTCATGGTGGGAGCAATCCCGTAGTTGTTCTGTCGGAGCAACAGCCTACCGTGACGACAACGAATGCTGAAGAGACTCTACCTAGACCCGCTTCGGTCGATCCGATGGCGGTCCAGCCGGTCAAGTCCGATACGTCCGAACCGATGGGATCGTATTCATTCGATCAGTACCAAGGGCGTCTCTACCGAGTCTTCGAGGGCACGGTCCTCGAAGGTGTGGTCACGAACCACATCGATGGCGGATTCTCAGGCCCGATTCTGGTCATGCTCACTACGGACTACTACTCGCACGACCACCTACAACTCCTGATGCCGCAAGGGACACGCCTGATTGGTTCGGTACAAAGCGTGGGGAACACGCAGCAACGGAAGATGTTCGTTACCTTTCATCGGGCCGTATGTCCTGACGGTTTCTCCCTTGATTTCGACAAGTATGTTGGCCTCGATCCGATCGGTACAACAGGCGTTGCTACAAAAATTGACCACGGCTACCTGCTGGCCTTTGGCGCGGCTGCAGCCATCGGCGGTCTGGGGGGCCTCGCACAGATCGGCAATAGTGGAACTGTCCTCGATCCATCAGCGCAAGTTCGCAACGGTATCTCCGCGCAAACCGCAGCGGAAGGGCAACAGGTCTTAAACCATTTCCTAAACCGACTTCCCGTCATCACCTTTAAAGAAGGATCGCGCGCTCGTGTGTATATCGGCCGCGACATCCTCATCCCGTCGTACGCAGAGCATCGCGTTGACCCCACGCTCTAG
- a CDS encoding TrbG/VirB9 family P-type conjugative transfer protein — MKPLIPIAVALNLALASVSVRATEPGQLLQPNASRTVTVLESQTPPTIRAGLLQSTLIVLPAEEKVANVFAGDTVDWAFDGGHVASRFISVKPKTPNATTDIHIVSDHGNEYTLQLREVSGEGDSHYDSKVLIEPGERAARDKLTQLPVFVPAAELDRARLEIAAARAAQVTAVRAEEAKEETYRSQYPRSLHFDFTWDEKKGKELGLQQIWRDERFTYLRGQFQETPALYEVKDKKPSLINFDFASGLYTIPKQIDDGYLAIGKQRVDFHRTGEGR, encoded by the coding sequence ATGAAGCCGCTCATTCCTATCGCCGTCGCCTTGAACCTCGCTCTTGCCTCAGTCTCCGTGCGCGCGACAGAACCCGGGCAGCTGCTTCAGCCCAACGCATCGCGCACGGTCACTGTTCTGGAGTCGCAGACTCCACCCACGATCCGTGCAGGCTTGCTGCAATCGACATTGATTGTGTTGCCGGCCGAAGAGAAGGTAGCGAATGTCTTTGCTGGGGACACGGTGGACTGGGCCTTTGATGGAGGACACGTTGCTTCACGTTTCATCAGTGTGAAACCAAAGACGCCGAATGCAACGACGGATATTCATATCGTCTCCGATCATGGCAACGAGTACACATTGCAGTTGCGAGAGGTCTCCGGTGAAGGGGACAGCCATTACGATTCGAAAGTCCTTATAGAGCCTGGCGAACGAGCGGCCAGAGACAAGCTAACCCAGTTGCCAGTGTTTGTGCCCGCGGCAGAGCTCGATAGAGCCAGGTTGGAGATTGCTGCCGCACGGGCTGCTCAAGTCACTGCAGTCAGGGCCGAAGAGGCCAAGGAAGAAACCTACCGTAGCCAATATCCGCGTTCGCTGCACTTCGACTTTACCTGGGATGAGAAGAAAGGGAAGGAACTCGGCCTGCAACAGATTTGGCGTGATGAGAGGTTCACCTATCTGCGCGGCCAGTTTCAGGAGACGCCGGCGCTTTACGAGGTGAAAGACAAGAAGCCTTCGCTCATCAACTTCGACTTCGCGAGTGGCCTCTACACGATCCCCAAACAGATCGACGACGGCTACCTGGCGATTGGCAAACAGCGCGTCGACTTTCATCGCACGGGGGAGGGAAGGTAG